TTTCTTTCAATTCATTTGCGTTTTCGTCTATGTGTTGCACAATTGCTACCTCCTTTAAAACTTCAGTCCAGCTTGTCTTGCACCGTCTGCCAGCTCTGCTACTCTGCCAGTGTACAAGTATCCGCCTCTGTCGAAGACTACCTCAGTAACCTTCTTTTGAATTGCTCTTTTGCCTACAATTTCGCCTACAATCTTCGCAGCTTCTTTTTTTGTCTTGCCGGAAATCTTGCTGGCAACATCTTTTTCAGCAGTTGAGGCGGAGGCGATTGTCACTCCTTTAATGTCGTCAATTACTTGAGCATATATATGAGAAGTGCTTCTGAATACGTTAAGCCTTGGTCTCTCACTCGTTCCGGATATTTTGTTTCGTACTCTTCTATGTCTTGCAGTACGAATTTTATTTCTATCTGGTTTTACAATCACTTTTATCTCACCTCTCCCTTACTTTATACCAGTCTTGCCGACTTTGCGCTGTATATATTCGCCTTTATACTTGATACCTTTGCCCTTATACGGTTCTGGCGGGCGAATTGAGCGTATGTCCGAGGCAATCTGTCCTACCTTCTGCTTGCTTATTCCCTTAACGACGATCGTATTTGGTGTAGGAACGTCAAATGTGACTCCGTCATCTTCTAAAACTTCTACAGGATGGGAATATCCAATAGTAAGTACGATTTTCTTACC
The sequence above is drawn from the Eubacteriales bacterium genome and encodes:
- the rplR gene encoding 50S ribosomal protein L18: MKVIVKPDRNKIRTARHRRVRNKISGTSERPRLNVFRSTSHIYAQVIDDIKGVTIASASTAEKDVASKISGKTKKEAAKIVGEIVGKRAIQKKVTEVVFDRGGYLYTGRVAELADGARQAGLKF